AGAGGGTGGTATAAGTTGTCAGTTTAGTAAATGATGTAAAATGCTTTCATTGTTTATGGTATGTAAGTGTAATTCATTCATTATTGAAtcatgctatttttattattactagcaAATTGTCAAGTATACCTTTTTTGATATAGTGATACCTCTGAAAAATTCTGATATTTAAAACCATATTTGGAATGCACTAAGAGGAATTCACTATTTAAAGAACTCTGCTGGTGAATCATTTTATAAAGTAAGAATCCTTTTACAAATTAGGTATTTGTCAGCCAGTTTACTAAGCTCCAGCCCTGTATTTTTCATATTGGATGTGTTGGGTACATGTGTAGTGTTATAGTCTGGGATCCACTGTCACTACCTTCATCACTACTTTTTTAGAGTGTCATGAAAAAAGCAAACACTACTCCTGAGATGTGGTCAGACACATAAATTTATAATAATGCAGCTTAAGGTCACATtaatatttctggtttattgttGACTAAACTATCTTGTTTTCACTTCTGCTGCTTTCACATTACATCTCTCCTAATCTTACACTAAGTGCTATTAAATTTGGGGGATCCCAAACCTTCGTGGTTCCCTGTTTTTAGATATTGCCCCAGGCACGAGAGATGGTATCTTTCTGAATCCTGACCTGCTCATCTGATGTCTCTGTTACTCCTCTCAGGTTCTTGTAACCCACAACTTGTGACAGTCTGTCTTAGGTATCTTTCACCAGACCACTGGCGGGAAATCTGATCAGAACAGAGGGAAGTTAGAGCCCTAGTGAGAATGACAGCCATTTACTGGGCCTCTATCCATTTGTACACTCGGTAAACATCCATTTGGTTACAGGTCAGTCACAGTGCTAgacattttcaaattattatgcTCATAAAACCCTTTTAAGTAGGCATTGTTAGTGTCATGTTATTGATAAGGAATTGAAGTCCAGAGAGACTAAGTAATTTGCTGCACAGCTGGAAAATAGAAAAGCCAGCATTTGAAACCAGGCCTGAGTGACTCCaaagtgatattttttttctaaattacaaTAACTCAGCATTTATTCATAACCACATGCCAGAATTTATGCTAAAAGACTTTATACTCATCATATTGAATTCTCACACCAACCCTATGAGGCAGGCATTATTACCCTCACTCAACACATTAGATAATTGAGGTACAGATAACTATGTAACTAAAAATACCTCCCAGCTGGCCCTCCTCATTTAGTCAGTAACCTCTGGATAACTAATCCAGGATGTTATTTTGCTGCCAGTTGAGGTTTCTCCATCATTCTGTCATGTCCTCTAGAATCTCATCAAAGTCCTTGAAGATACTTTGCTGGAGCCCATAAATACATTATGTTCTGGAATTGTTTCCAGGGGTTTAAGAAGTGAGGGTTTCTTAGAGTCCTAATCATAATACAGAATTGAAGCCAGATTTGTATAAGGAGATTCTTATCTTACAGTATTGTTgaaatcatagaaaaagtaagggcTTGAAATCTTGCTTTCTCAGTTCTGTGCATTTCATCAGTCCCTCCTCCCATCTGTAGGGTCACTGATAATATCCTGGCCATGGCACGCCCATCCACTGAGGTCCTGGAGAAGTTCTGTATCATTGAGCAGTTCCGAAGGTAAATGTTGCATGTTTACACACTGTAATAAGCCAGCTTATGTCTTCTTTTCCACTGCTTTTGACTTAAAATAGAAAAGTGCTTTCATTTTACCAACAGAAATGTGAGGAACTTATTTCAAGTAAGACAAAGTTGTAAGAGTAGTTAATGTTCATTAATAccaaaaatggttattttttgTTAACACTGCCTCCCCAATatgactaatttttttcttttccctttaagcCACGGCATAAAAAGTATCATTAACCTGCAGCGTCCTGGTGAGCATGCCAGCTGTGGGAACCCTCTGGAACAAGAAAGTGGCTTCACATACCTTCCTGAAGCTTTCATGGAGGCAGGCAGTAAGTCCTTCCAACCTCCTCTCCATACATTACCAAGGACAGAACTCAGAGACTTTTGTCTGCTCAGTTCTTAGGTTAAAAAGGTGATGGAAACAAAGTTCATGCATAGTAGTAAGGCTTCTGAAAAGTGAAGATGAGATAACTTTgtctttaaatatcttatttagTATTGGTGTTGAAAGTAAAGAAAgtacagaatttcttttttcctgtgagAGAGATCTTGAGAGGAGACCTTGTAGAAATAATACCTGCATAATTAACATAAACAGTATGTCAGAcctgtcatctcatttaatccttaaagcATTCATGTAATATAGTTGttctgagacttccctgatggtccagtggctaagactgtgctcccaatgcagggggcctgggttccacccctggtcagggaagtagatcccacatgctgcaaccaagacccagcacagccaaataaataaacgaacttttaactatatatatatatatatatatagttgttgtgCTTCACATATGAGGTCACACAGACTGAGGAAGTTctgacttgcccaagattacaCAACTTAAACATAGCAACAGGATTAGAACCCAGGACTTATTTGTGTTTTTACCTACCGCATAGCTCTAACCTGTGGGTAGGATGCGGGGATTCTGTATGTGACAAGTCCAGAAGCTCTGAGTCACAGGAGCTTTAGCATAGAATCCACTGAACATGTGTCATTGACACCAAGCTGGAAAGGATCAACCTGTGCTACTTCCACAACTTGAAGTTCATGCTAGCTTTTTATCCCACTAGTTAGAAAAATCTGTATGTACCACCTCATGTCATTTATCAGTCAGTCAGACAGGTTTCAGTGCTTAAACAAGGTTGCATGCTTTCCCTCCATGGTAGAGTAATTTTGGCATAGGTTATCAACTTTAATTTATAATCCTGcttttcattaattatttctGAGTTTCAGCAGGAAATGAGTTAAATAACACAGAATATGCTTTTTAAGAAATGCTAACAGTAAATTTACTGGAAATGGGAAAAGCCTGTTATTTTAGGTCTACATATCTAGTGAGATCTGCATGTTTTACAGCTGTATACTTTTCATGACTTCAGTTTTTTCAAATGTCTTTGCAAGTATTTCTCCTACATGTTGatttcttcttgttctttctcATTGTCCAGTTTATTTCTACAACTTTGGATGGAAGGATTATGGTGTAGCGTCCCTTACCACCATCTTAGATATGGTGAAGGTGATGACATTTGCCTTACAAGAAGGAAAAGTAGCTATCCATTGTCATGCAGGGCTTGGTCGAACAGGTAAATTCTAGTGGGTGGTTTTATTGCCTTTCTGTGTATTTAAAcatataaggaaaaatatttcctaGTTCTTAAGGATAGTTTTCATATTCCTATCAAAGGTTTGGAGTCAAATGGAACAAGTCAATAAAAGATACTTGAAATATCTTAAATAGATAGTTTCAGTGACCATATATCCATGAGAGTATTTTTTGAATGATTTAGAGTTAAAACTGCATCGTATTGAGAAATAGGTGGGTTTCCATAGCTAGCTGAATGacctttctgattttcttctttcaaggaaaaaagtcaatacttttgtttttaatacataagtctttttaaaattttatcttcctaaaccaaaataataatggaaatagcAAGCATTGTTTCATCCAATAATCTTTTTAAGTTGTTAGCAACACTGTAAGTTTTGAAGGAGTTTAATTTGCTGTATCTAGTAAGTGATAGGACCATGATTTAAAGCCACAGCTACAAGGATTTGTTTATAGAGTCTTAACTGTGCCTAAATTATGTATAAAAATCaatgattttactttaaaatgcagCAGAATATCAGTGCAATGCCGAAACTAGGGCACAAAAAGGATGGAATCTTCCTTAGTCATCTAATCCAACCAGACACCAGAGTTTGACTCTGTTTACAATGTACCCATGCACTTACCACTGGCCTTCCCACTTACTGGGGAGCATCTTCAGATGGGGACATAGTTCTGCTCCAGATGGTCAGCTCTCATGGTTGAGCCAAGATCTCATTGTTCTAGGGATTCCATGTGATAGTTCTGCAGATATATCATGCTTACCCTAAAGAACTGCCTTATCCTAGTGAGAAAGATATGTTGGACCTTACCTCATACTAGGAAAACAGGCATTTTTCAGAGGTTCTGATTTTCACATGTAATGAGATTCAGAAACTTCGTGAATCACACAGATATCTTTTGATTTGCCTTTTGATGTTAATTAACTATTGTATTTAGATTAATTTATCacctttttattattcatttcagtttagtATTAATGATAGTACATAGTTTTTACACTGTTAATGTGGTCTTCCTTAATATTAGGTACTTATAGAAAAGTATCTGTGGTCTGGAGGAAAATATATATTAGTTTAGGCATTAGTTTAGTCTTAAAGAAGAAACTTCAAGAGACAAAATAGATTGTGAAAATGAATAGTCACCAAAGACAAAATACCCAAGTGGGAAAAATGCAGGTCTGGAATGTGCCACCAATTGATGTCAAAGCTGAAAGGGGTGGGAAGTTCTAAACAGAATGTACGGAGTGATTGAATAGAAATTTTTAAGAACTGTTCAGAGTGGAAAGCAGTATTGGCTTCCTTCCATGTTGGAGTTAGGCATAATGAGGGTAAATGAACCAGGtaatcagttcattcagtcattGCCCTCCACACTCAGCCATCCTCCCTTACTCCACACCTACTCAGGTTCACTGTGACAGTGCTTGTGCTTGCCCTGGGGTACAGAGGTAACCAAGGTTTCTAAGTAAAGGGGAGGGTTACCATAGAGACAAGTAAATAGGTGAACCCCTGTACCAAAAGTTTAAAAGTTATCATTGTTCTTAAAATGTTCCTCTATATATATGGTTTCCTAATacatattcaaattttaaaatcatcaaagagtataaataaaaatataaatttttctcataccaATCTTCATTTCTTCACTGTTTAGGTGTTTTAATAGCATGTTACTTAGTTTTTGCAACAAGAATGACTGCTGACCAAGCAATTATATTTGTTCGGGCAAAGCGACCTAATTCCATACAAACTCGAGGACAGCTACTCTGTGTAAGGGAATTTACTCAGTTTCTGATTCCTCTTCGCAATATATTCTCTTGCTGTGACCCCAAGGCACATGCTGTTACCTTAGCACAGTATCTCATTCGTCAGCGGCATCTGCTTCATGGATATGAGGCACGACTTCTGAAACATATACCAAAAATTATCCACCTTGTTTGCAAATTGCTGCTGGACTTAGCTGAGAACAGGCCGGTGGTGACAGAAGTGGCAGACATACCTGGCCTCTCAGCTGAAATTGAAAAAACTGTTTCTGAGATGATCACAAGGCAGCTGGATAAGGAGTTACTGAGACATGACAGTGATGCATCAGACTCTTTCACCCCCACTGCAGTAGTGATGGATTTTGAGAATCAGGATGTGGTTCTTTCCAGTGAGCAGGAGTTGGACCCTCTTTGGAAGAGGCGGAATGTCGAGTGTCTTCAGCCCCTGGCTCATCTGAAAAGGCAGCTCAGCTACAGTGATTCAGATTTAAAAAGGGCCGAGTCGCTTCTGGAGCAAGGGAGGACTCCGTGGACGGTGCCTGCCCAAGCCTTGCTTTGCCATAATCCCAGGCAGCAGAAGCACATAAGCCGTTGTTACTCCCCACAGTCTCCACAGCTAGATTTAAATAAGGAAACGCTGGTCCGCAATACATTTTCTTTCTGGAATCACACTAAATTTGGAGTCCCAGAGGGACTCAAAGATGATGGGTCATCAATTTTCCATAGGACGAGCATTCCAAAGGAAGTACAGCGAAGTAGAACCTTCTCTTCAGGAATTTCAGATTCATACAACCCTGGGGAACCAGTCACACCAAACTTTGCAAATATTCCTAAGGGACCAAACTCTACTCAACAGAAAGTGTACCACTGTGAGTGTGAAAGTCATGGTGGTTGTGGCCCAAGCTCTGTTGCAGAGGATGGTGAGACTTGCCGCCGCCCTGTGGACTGTGGGTCCAGTCCCAAAGCACAGTTCTTGGGGAATGAAACTCAGAACAGCAAATACCTGTCTGAAGTTGCTGCACATATGCCTTTACAGTCTGAGTTGAGTGTTGAAGCAAGGAGAATACTGGCAGCCAAAGCCCTGGCAAATTTAAATGAGATTGCAGAAAAGgaggaagtgaaaaagaaagtagaaatgtGGCAGGTATTTGAATTTCATTCAATTATTTATGAGTAGGAAATATTTTTGTCAGAACAAAAGTAATACACTTTCCCAAGTTCATTTGTTTTCAGGAATTTGAAGACATGTTGGTATAATACATAACCTTTGAACGTCGTTACTCAACTGTAATACCAAATTGCTGTCATTGAAATAACAGACACAGGTCTCTTGTATAGGTTCATTTCAGTCTCTGTGAAAGAAAGCACTTACTGCTTAGCACTCGTCAGGGTGCTTGACTGAACATGGCAGTGGTAGTGATTGATGACCATAGTTTCCTTCTTCCTTGCTGGGCCTGTGGGACTGATGGCCAGATGGATAGACAACTGTAGGAACTGACCTGAAGCATCTCTAACCTGAGCCCTAGCAGGAAACCACACTGAGAACCCCGAGCTGagagataaaatgaaatagagacaattCTTTCCCAAAGCTCATTAACCCAAGTATCAAGTAAGGACAGA
Above is a window of Bos indicus isolate NIAB-ARS_2022 breed Sahiwal x Tharparkar chromosome 8, NIAB-ARS_B.indTharparkar_mat_pri_1.0, whole genome shotgun sequence DNA encoding:
- the PTPDC1 gene encoding protein tyrosine phosphatase domain-containing protein 1 isoform X4, whose protein sequence is MAAGALPQNEQPYSTLANNSGYAANMKGNSGRPTPKYTKVGERLRHVIPGHVACSMACGGKACKYENAARWSEQEQAVKGIYSSWVTDNILAMARPSTEVLEKFCIIEQFRSHGIKSIINLQRPGEHASCGNPLEQESGFTYLPEAFMEAGIYFYNFGWKDYGVASLTTILDMVKVMTFALQEGKVAIHCHAGLGRTGVLIACYLVFATRMTADQAIIFVRAKRPNSIQTRGQLLCVREFTQFLIPLRNIFSCCDPKAHAVTLAQYLIRQRHLLHGYEARLLKHIPKIIHLVCKLLLDLAENRPVVTEVADIPGLSAEIEKTVSEMITRQLDKELLRHDSDASDSFTPTAVVMDFENQDVVLSSEQELDPLWKRRNVECLQPLAHLKRQLSYSDSDLKRAESLLEQGRTPWTVPAQALLCHNPRQQKHISRCYSPQSPQLDLNKETLVRNTFSFWNHTKFGVPEGLKDDGSSIFHRTSIPKEVQRSRTFSSGISDSYNPGEPVTPNFANIPKGPNSTQQKVYHCECESHGGCGPSSVAEDGETCRRPVDCGSSPKAQFLGNETQNSKYLSEVAAHMPLQSELSVEARRILAAKALANLNEIAEKEEVKKKVEMWQKELNSRDGAWERICGEKDPFILCSLMWSWVEQLKEPVITKEDMDMLVDRCADASEALFLLEKGQQQTILCVLHCIVSLQTIPADVEEAVLARAIKAFTKVNFDSENGPIVYNTLKKIFKHTLEEKRKMTKDNPEPGI
- the PTPDC1 gene encoding protein tyrosine phosphatase domain-containing protein 1 isoform X3, giving the protein MKTTMAAGALPQNEQPYSTLANNSGYAANMKGNSGRPTPKYTKVGERLRHVIPGHVACSMACGGKACKYENAARWSEQEQAVKGIYSSWVTDNILAMARPSTEVLEKFCIIEQFRSHGIKSIINLQRPGEHASCGNPLEQESGFTYLPEAFMEAGIYFYNFGWKDYGVASLTTILDMVKVMTFALQEGKVAIHCHAGLGRTGVLIACYLVFATRMTADQAIIFVRAKRPNSIQTRGQLLCVREFTQFLIPLRNIFSCCDPKAHAVTLAQYLIRQRHLLHGYEARLLKHIPKIIHLVCKLLLDLAENRPVVTEVADIPGLSAEIEKTVSEMITRQLDKELLRHDSDASDSFTPTAVVMDFENQDVVLSSEQELDPLWKRRNVECLQPLAHLKRQLSYSDSDLKRAESLLEQGRTPWTVPAQALLCHNPRQQKHISRCYSPQSPQLDLNKETLVRNTFSFWNHTKFGVPEGLKDDGSSIFHRTSIPKEVQRSRTFSSGISDSYNPGEPVTPNFANIPKGPNSTQQKVYHCECESHGGCGPSSVAEDGETCRRPVDCGSSPKAQFLGNETQNSKYLSEVAAHMPLQSELSVEARRILAAKALANLNEIAEKEEVKKKVEMWQKELNSRDGAWERICGEKDPFILCSLMWSWVEQLKEPVITKEDMDMLVDRCADASEALFLLEKGQQQTILCVLHCIVSLQTIPADVEEAVLARAIKAFTKVNFDSENGPIVYNTLKKIFKHTLEEKRKMTKDNPEPGI
- the PTPDC1 gene encoding protein tyrosine phosphatase domain-containing protein 1 isoform X1 — encoded protein: MLTSQCNFIMEQAGADISPPALPSWKPSTMQDPPRRLSAVPFLSSFFEGRRHSASDPILRLQQGRRSSAAKVLSSSSLQVMVAMSSVSCAERNPTCPERKRNSGRPTPKYTKVGERLRHVIPGHVACSMACGGKACKYENAARWSEQEQAVKGIYSSWVTDNILAMARPSTEVLEKFCIIEQFRSHGIKSIINLQRPGEHASCGNPLEQESGFTYLPEAFMEAGIYFYNFGWKDYGVASLTTILDMVKVMTFALQEGKVAIHCHAGLGRTGVLIACYLVFATRMTADQAIIFVRAKRPNSIQTRGQLLCVREFTQFLIPLRNIFSCCDPKAHAVTLAQYLIRQRHLLHGYEARLLKHIPKIIHLVCKLLLDLAENRPVVTEVADIPGLSAEIEKTVSEMITRQLDKELLRHDSDASDSFTPTAVVMDFENQDVVLSSEQELDPLWKRRNVECLQPLAHLKRQLSYSDSDLKRAESLLEQGRTPWTVPAQALLCHNPRQQKHISRCYSPQSPQLDLNKETLVRNTFSFWNHTKFGVPEGLKDDGSSIFHRTSIPKEVQRSRTFSSGISDSYNPGEPVTPNFANIPKGPNSTQQKVYHCECESHGGCGPSSVAEDGETCRRPVDCGSSPKAQFLGNETQNSKYLSEVAAHMPLQSELSVEARRILAAKALANLNEIAEKEEVKKKVEMWQKELNSRDGAWERICGEKDPFILCSLMWSWVEQLKEPVITKEDMDMLVDRCADASEALFLLEKGQQQTILCVLHCIVSLQTIPADVEEAVLARAIKAFTKVNFDSENGPIVYNTLKKIFKHTLEEKRKMTKDNPEPGI
- the PTPDC1 gene encoding protein tyrosine phosphatase domain-containing protein 1 isoform X2; amino-acid sequence: MLTSQCNFIMEQAGADISPPALPSWKPSTMQDPPRRLSAVPFLSSFFEGRRHSASDPILRLQQGRRSSAAKVLSSSSLQVMVAMSSVSCAERNPTCPERKRNSGRPTPKYTKVGERLRHVIPGHVACSMACGGKACKYENAARWSEQEQAVKGIYSSWVTDNILAMARPSTEVLEKFCIIEQFRSHGIKSIINLQRPGEHASCGNPLEQESGFTYLPEAFMEAGIYFYNFGWKDYGVASLTTILDMVKVMTFALQEGKVAIHCHAGLGRTGVLIACYLVFATRMTADQAIIFVRAKRPNSIQTRGQLLCVREFTQFLIPLRNIFSCCDPKAHAVTLAQYLIRQRHLLHGYEARLLKHIPKIIHLVCKLLLDLAENRPVVTEVADIPGLSAEIEKTVSEMITRQLDKELLRHDSDASDSFTPTAVVMDFENQDVVLSSEQELDPLWKRRNVECLQPLAHLKRQLSYSDSDLKRAESLLEQGRTPWTVPAQALLCHNPRQQKHISRCYSPQSPQLDLNKETLVRNTFSFWNHTKFGVPEGLKDDGSSIFHRTSIPKEVQRSRTFSSGISDSYNPGEPVTPNFANIPKGPNSTQQKVYHCECESHGGCGPSSVAEDGETCRRPVDCGSSPKAQFLGNETQNSKYLSEVAAHMPLQSELSVEARRILAAKALANLNEIAEKEEVKKKVEMWQKELNSRDGAWERICGEKDPFILCSLMWSWVEQLKEPVITKEDMDMLVDRCADASEALFLLEKVNFDSENGPIVYNTLKKIFKHTLEEKRKMTKDNPEPGI